In Cynocephalus volans isolate mCynVol1 chromosome 16, mCynVol1.pri, whole genome shotgun sequence, the following proteins share a genomic window:
- the PPY gene encoding pancreatic polypeptide prohormone: protein MAAARRCLFLLLLSTCVALLLQPLLGACGAPLEPVYPGDNATPEQMAQYVAELRRYINMLTRPRYGKRDKEDTLEFLEWGSPHAAAPRELSPMDL, encoded by the exons ATGGCTGCCGCACGCCGCTGCCTCTTCCTGCTGCTCCTGTCCACCTGTGTGGCTCTGTTGCTGCAGCCACTGCTTGGTGCCTGTGGAGCCCCACTGGAGCCAGTATACCCAGGGGACAATGCCACTCCAGAGCAGATGGCTCAGTACGTGGCTGAGCTCCGCAGATACATCAACATGCTGACCAGGCCTAG GTAtgggaaaagagacaaagaggacaCCCTGGAATTCTTGGAATGGGGCTCCCCTCATGCAGCTGCTCCCAG GGAGCTCAGCCCGATGGACTTGTAA